In Flavobacterium sp. CBA20B-1, one DNA window encodes the following:
- the dusB gene encoding tRNA dihydrouridine synthase DusB, whose translation MIKIGKIELPEHPLLLAPMEDVSDPPFRRLCKMHGADMMYSEFISSEGLIRDAMKSKMKLDIFDYERPVGIQIFGGDEEAMQLSAKIVETVQPDLVDINFGCPVKKVVCKGAGAGVLKDVDLMIRLTKAVISGTNLPVTVKTRLGWDETSINIDEVAERLQDVGVQALTIHARTRAQMYKGHSDWTHIERIKNNPRIKIPIFGNGDIDSPQKAKEYKERFGLDGMMIGRAAIGYPWIFNEIKHYLNTGKILAPPTMKDRLEAAKNHLIWSMEWKGERLGIVEMRRHYTNYFKGIHGFKAHRQRLVTEDDPSQLLKIFDEIEDFYKDYIVEQL comes from the coding sequence ATGATTAAAATTGGAAAAATAGAATTGCCCGAACATCCGCTTTTATTAGCGCCTATGGAAGATGTGAGCGATCCGCCTTTTCGCCGTTTATGCAAAATGCACGGTGCTGACATGATGTATTCAGAATTTATTTCTTCAGAAGGGTTGATTCGTGATGCCATGAAAAGTAAAATGAAATTAGATATTTTTGATTACGAACGCCCAGTTGGTATTCAAATTTTTGGTGGTGATGAAGAAGCCATGCAACTTTCAGCCAAGATTGTAGAAACCGTACAGCCCGATTTGGTAGATATTAATTTTGGATGCCCGGTAAAAAAAGTAGTTTGCAAAGGTGCAGGTGCCGGTGTTTTGAAAGATGTTGATTTAATGATTCGGTTGACCAAAGCGGTTATCAGCGGCACCAATTTGCCTGTTACAGTTAAAACACGATTAGGCTGGGATGAAACATCGATAAATATTGATGAAGTGGCCGAACGTTTGCAAGATGTGGGTGTGCAGGCTTTAACCATTCACGCCCGAACTCGTGCACAAATGTATAAAGGACACAGCGATTGGACGCATATTGAACGAATTAAGAACAACCCACGTATTAAAATTCCGATTTTTGGTAATGGAGATATCGATTCGCCCCAAAAAGCAAAAGAATACAAAGAGCGTTTTGGACTAGACGGAATGATGATTGGACGCGCGGCAATCGGCTATCCTTGGATTTTTAATGAAATAAAACATTACTTAAACACGGGTAAAATTTTGGCTCCGCCAACAATGAAGGATCGCTTGGAAGCTGCAAAAAACCACTTGATTTGGTCGATGGAATGGAAAGGTGAACGCTTAGGGATTGTAGAAATGCGCCGCCATTATACCAATTATTTCAAAGGAATTCACGGATTTAAAGCACATCGTCAACGATTGGTTACTGAAGATGATCCGAGCCAATTACTTAAAATTTTCGACGAAATTGAAGATTTTTATAAAGATTACATAGTGGAACAATTATAA
- a CDS encoding T9SS type A sorting domain-containing protein: protein MKTRIFYIAAVFLFTHLCTAQILFTENFNNYALGEVSTDATGAIPGKGGWYVRKAYPNNPAPCEIVAEAGRGNVLAIGGNINNFTQGNTSRVIQKNINTLWNGRTQGNNILKLEYDVYTVSTSVSTDKMGGYVGLSTATSNKYTVSNVIDNIVAGKPSAVNAKLQTGYYTPSGTQYIYLGVNNTPEYTNFPYNTWVSVQLFVDYEYEAGNVIGGKIYVYIPALNILKGASFTHNEIIEILHLHGGGTGNLPVAVKYDNIKLTALSTLPNYLGVENFLAENFNLYPNPANSVVNISNAENMQIQQITVYDVAGKQLSTKNYNNETEIQLNVEHLASGTYMLHLQTNQGTAVKKLVKK, encoded by the coding sequence ATGAAAACAAGAATATTTTATATAGCAGCAGTTTTTTTGTTCACGCACTTATGTACAGCACAAATATTATTTACCGAAAATTTCAATAATTATGCATTGGGAGAAGTAAGCACCGATGCTACAGGAGCGATACCTGGAAAAGGCGGTTGGTATGTGAGAAAAGCATACCCTAACAACCCTGCACCATGTGAAATTGTTGCAGAAGCTGGCAGGGGTAATGTATTGGCAATTGGCGGCAATATTAATAATTTTACGCAAGGTAATACTTCGAGGGTAATACAAAAAAACATCAACACCTTATGGAATGGCAGAACACAAGGTAACAATATATTAAAATTAGAATACGATGTTTATACCGTTAGTACTTCGGTTAGTACAGATAAAATGGGGGGGTATGTAGGTTTAAGCACCGCAACTAGTAACAAATATACAGTGAGCAATGTCATAGATAATATTGTTGCTGGAAAACCATCAGCTGTTAATGCTAAATTACAGACAGGGTATTACACACCTTCTGGTACACAGTACATTTATTTGGGAGTAAATAATACTCCTGAATATACTAATTTTCCTTATAACACTTGGGTTTCAGTGCAACTTTTTGTAGATTATGAATACGAAGCAGGTAATGTAATTGGTGGTAAAATATATGTTTACATACCCGCATTAAATATTTTAAAGGGAGCAAGTTTTACACATAATGAAATTATAGAGATTTTACATTTACATGGAGGAGGTACAGGTAATTTACCAGTGGCGGTAAAATATGATAATATTAAATTAACTGCTTTAAGCACCTTGCCAAACTATTTAGGAGTAGAAAACTTTTTGGCAGAAAACTTTAATTTATACCCCAACCCGGCAAACAGTGTTGTAAACATCAGTAACGCCGAAAATATGCAGATACAACAAATCACGGTGTATGATGTTGCAGGCAAACAGTTAAGCACCAAAAACTACAACAACGAAACCGAAATACAATTAAACGTAGAACATTTAGCAAGTGGCACGTATATGCTGCACTTGCAAACCAACCAAGGCACAGCGGTTAAAAAACTGGTGAAGAAATAG
- a CDS encoding alpha/beta hydrolase, with the protein MKIGKKLRWGAIIVFVVMNLIAIVHSYKFTHFSHAHSAKTQRPDQLSFNQKLQTLFFGVNNPRPTNDIKPLKFETVQLQSNKKVEGWYCPAEAARGTVILFHGYGGEKSSMLDKAAIFDSLGYNTFLIDFMGSGGSEGNTTTIGFKEAEQVKTAYNYLLSKGEKEIYLFGTSMGAVAIMKAIKDYDMQPRAIILECPFGTMYDTVAARFSNMNVPTFPMAGLLVFWGGVQNNFWAFSHNPTTYAKHISCPTLLLFGEKDKNVSRKEIDEIYNNLAGSKKLKTYSSAGHENYLNKYRNLWTEDVANFLKSN; encoded by the coding sequence ATGAAAATAGGAAAGAAACTAAGATGGGGTGCTATTATTGTTTTTGTCGTGATGAACTTAATAGCAATTGTTCATTCTTATAAATTTACGCACTTTTCACATGCCCACTCCGCAAAAACGCAAAGGCCAGATCAACTTAGTTTCAATCAAAAATTACAAACACTATTTTTTGGTGTAAATAATCCAAGACCAACAAACGATATAAAACCTCTAAAATTTGAAACCGTTCAATTACAAAGTAATAAAAAAGTGGAAGGTTGGTACTGCCCCGCAGAGGCTGCACGAGGAACGGTAATTCTATTTCATGGATACGGCGGTGAAAAGTCATCGATGCTTGATAAAGCTGCAATTTTTGATAGTTTAGGTTACAATACATTTCTTATTGATTTTATGGGAAGTGGTGGTTCAGAGGGAAACACAACAACAATTGGTTTTAAAGAAGCCGAACAAGTTAAAACCGCATACAATTATCTTCTATCAAAAGGGGAAAAGGAAATTTATCTTTTTGGCACTTCAATGGGGGCAGTAGCTATTATGAAAGCCATTAAAGATTATGATATGCAACCAAGAGCAATAATCCTTGAATGTCCTTTTGGAACAATGTATGATACTGTGGCTGCACGTTTTTCTAATATGAATGTTCCAACATTTCCAATGGCTGGGCTATTAGTTTTTTGGGGTGGCGTACAAAATAATTTTTGGGCTTTTAGCCACAACCCAACTACATATGCGAAACATATTAGCTGTCCAACATTGCTTTTGTTTGGTGAAAAGGATAAAAATGTCAGTAGAAAAGAAATCGATGAAATATATAATAATTTAGCAGGGTCTAAAAAATTAAAGACCTACTCATCTGCTGGTCACGAAAACTATTTGAACAAATATCGAAACCTGTGGACAGAAGATGTAGCGAATTTTTTAAAGAGCAACTAA
- a CDS encoding glycine--tRNA ligase, whose translation MAKQEDIFKNVISHAKEYGYIFPSSEIYDGLSAVYDYAQNGVELKKNIREYWWKSMVQMHENIVGIDASIFMHPTTWKASGHVDAFNDPLIDNKDSKKRYRADVLIEDYCEKLWQKAQKEIEKAKGRFGDAFNEEEFITTNPRVVEYLSKKKAILERMAAGLDSGNLEDVKALIEELGIADPETGSKNWTDVRQFNLMFGTKLGASADTAMDLYLRPETAQGIFVNFLNVQKTGRMKIPFGIAQTGKAFRNEIVARQFIFRMREFEQMEMQFFVKPGEEMQHYDYWKETRLKWHLSLGLGNENYRYHDHEKLAHYANAATDIEFNFPFGFKELEGIHSRTDFDLKAHEQHSGKKLQFFDNETNSSYVPYVVETSVGLDRMFLAVFSKALQEETLEDGSTRTVLKLPSVLAPTKAAVLPLVKKDGLPELAREIIEELKWDFNVAYDEKDAVGRRYRRQDALGTPFCITVDHQTLEDKTVTIRHRDTMQQDRVAIAELRNIINEEVSMRNWLQKMK comes from the coding sequence ATGGCAAAACAAGAAGACATTTTTAAAAATGTAATTTCGCACGCAAAAGAATACGGATACATTTTTCCGTCAAGCGAAATTTACGATGGATTAAGTGCTGTGTATGATTATGCACAAAACGGAGTAGAGTTAAAAAAGAACATTCGCGAGTACTGGTGGAAATCAATGGTGCAAATGCACGAAAATATTGTAGGGATTGATGCCTCGATTTTTATGCATCCCACCACATGGAAAGCTTCTGGGCACGTGGATGCCTTTAACGACCCGTTGATTGACAATAAAGATTCTAAAAAAAGATACCGTGCCGATGTGTTGATCGAAGATTATTGCGAGAAACTTTGGCAAAAAGCCCAAAAAGAAATCGAAAAAGCAAAAGGGCGTTTTGGCGATGCTTTTAACGAAGAAGAATTCATCACGACCAATCCACGTGTGGTGGAATATCTTTCCAAAAAGAAAGCCATTTTAGAACGCATGGCAGCCGGTTTAGATTCAGGTAATTTAGAAGATGTAAAAGCCTTAATTGAAGAATTGGGAATTGCCGATCCAGAAACAGGTTCTAAAAACTGGACCGATGTGCGCCAATTCAATTTAATGTTCGGAACAAAATTAGGAGCTTCTGCTGATACGGCGATGGATTTGTATTTGCGCCCCGAAACCGCACAAGGAATTTTCGTAAACTTTTTAAACGTGCAAAAAACCGGACGTATGAAAATTCCGTTTGGAATTGCACAAACAGGAAAGGCGTTTCGCAATGAGATTGTAGCACGCCAATTTATTTTCCGTATGCGCGAGTTTGAACAAATGGAAATGCAGTTTTTCGTAAAACCGGGCGAAGAAATGCAACACTATGACTATTGGAAAGAAACCCGCTTAAAATGGCATTTGTCATTGGGCTTAGGAAACGAAAACTACCGTTACCACGACCACGAAAAATTAGCACATTATGCCAATGCGGCTACTGATATTGAATTTAACTTTCCATTTGGATTTAAAGAATTAGAAGGAATACATTCGCGTACCGATTTCGATTTAAAAGCACACGAACAACATTCGGGCAAAAAACTACAGTTTTTCGACAATGAAACCAATTCGTCTTATGTGCCGTATGTAGTAGAAACATCTGTAGGATTAGACCGCATGTTTTTGGCAGTTTTCTCAAAAGCTTTGCAAGAAGAAACTTTGGAAGACGGATCCACGCGCACCGTTTTAAAGTTACCAAGTGTTTTAGCACCAACAAAAGCAGCAGTTTTACCGTTAGTGAAAAAAGACGGTTTGCCGGAACTTGCCCGCGAAATTATTGAAGAATTAAAGTGGGATTTCAATGTGGCTTATGATGAAAAAGATGCCGTTGGCCGTCGTTACCGCCGCCAAGATGCCTTGGGAACGCCGTTTTGCATCACGGTTGACCACCAAACATTAGAAGATAAAACCGTAACCATTCGCCACCGCGATACCATGCAGCAAGACCGTGTGGCAATTGCTGAATTGCGAAACATTATCAACGAAGAAGTTTCAATGCGCAATTGGTTGCAGAAAATGAAATAA
- a CDS encoding pirin family protein: MSNIDFIFEEKAADIGNFLVGRLLPFRQKRNIGPFVFIDHMGPAQMKADENLDVGPHPHIGLSTLTFLFEGAVKHKDSLGNDIVIEPGAVNWMTAGRGVVHSERTPDFMRTIDKTMHGLQIWIALPKHLEDMEPNFVHIAAKDLPVWQENDLDFKLIAGEFEDKKSGVPVYSKLYMIEIKANKNQTVHLKDRLYGESGLYILEGNINHQDTNFGSKQILITKDAHLCEFEITAGSTVYLFGGEPFPEERFIYWNFVSSSREKIEKAKEMWQKQEFPKIPGETDFVPLPVDSFKKG, encoded by the coding sequence ATGTCGAACATAGATTTTATTTTTGAAGAAAAAGCTGCCGATATCGGTAATTTTTTGGTAGGCAGGTTGTTGCCTTTTAGACAGAAACGCAATATTGGTCCATTTGTATTTATCGATCACATGGGACCTGCCCAAATGAAAGCCGATGAAAATTTAGATGTGGGACCTCATCCGCACATAGGCTTGTCCACGTTGACTTTTTTATTTGAAGGTGCTGTGAAGCATAAAGACAGTTTGGGTAACGATATTGTGATTGAACCTGGTGCTGTGAATTGGATGACTGCCGGTAGAGGTGTGGTTCATTCCGAAAGAACACCCGATTTTATGAGAACTATTGATAAAACAATGCACGGTTTGCAGATTTGGATTGCCCTACCAAAGCATTTAGAAGACATGGAACCCAACTTTGTGCATATTGCAGCTAAGGATTTACCCGTTTGGCAAGAAAATGATTTAGATTTTAAGTTGATAGCAGGTGAGTTTGAAGACAAAAAGTCGGGGGTTCCGGTGTATAGTAAACTGTATATGATAGAGATTAAAGCCAACAAGAACCAAACAGTTCATTTAAAAGACCGATTGTACGGGGAAAGTGGCTTGTATATTTTAGAAGGAAACATAAACCATCAGGATACCAATTTTGGTTCTAAACAAATACTTATTACGAAAGATGCCCATTTATGTGAATTTGAAATTACAGCCGGTTCAACAGTTTATTTGTTTGGTGGGGAACCTTTTCCGGAAGAACGATTTATTTATTGGAATTTTGTTTCTTCTTCTCGAGAAAAAATAGAAAAAGCTAAAGAAATGTGGCAAAAGCAGGAATTTCCTAAAATACCCGGCGAAACCGACTTTGTTCCTTTGCCTGTTGATTCCTTTAAGAAGGGTTAA
- a CDS encoding NAD(P)-dependent alcohol dehydrogenase — MATKAYAAFNAVDPLGAHTIERRTLNAKDVFIKIEYCGVCHSDLHTAKSDWGPTNYPAVPGHEIVGRVEAVGSEVSKFKVGDIVGVGCMVESCQHCHSCDQGLEQYCENGFTGTYNSKNSKYSGITYGGYSENIVVEEDFVLNVPTNLPLENVAPLLCAGITTWSPLRHWNVKKGDKVGIVGLGGLGHMGVKFAKAMGAQVVMITTSEAKGEDAMKLGADEVVISKDADQMKQHAYSFDFLLNTIPVTHDVNPYLLLLKLDKTMCMVGAIEPFPIHGGVLINKRRNIAGSLIGGIKETQEMLDFCGEHGIVSEVEVINMHEINEAYVRMQKSDVKYRFVIDMKTL; from the coding sequence ATGGCAACAAAAGCTTATGCAGCCTTTAATGCGGTAGATCCGCTGGGTGCTCACACTATAGAAAGAAGAACTTTAAACGCAAAAGACGTTTTTATAAAAATAGAATATTGCGGCGTTTGCCACAGCGATTTGCATACAGCGAAATCCGATTGGGGACCAACAAATTATCCGGCTGTACCGGGGCATGAAATCGTTGGTCGAGTGGAAGCTGTGGGCAGCGAAGTATCAAAATTTAAAGTCGGCGATATTGTGGGCGTTGGCTGCATGGTAGAATCGTGCCAGCATTGTCATTCATGCGATCAAGGTTTAGAGCAGTATTGCGAAAACGGTTTTACAGGAACCTACAATTCTAAAAATTCCAAATACAGCGGCATTACTTATGGTGGATATTCAGAAAACATTGTGGTAGAAGAAGATTTTGTGTTAAATGTGCCAACCAATCTTCCGCTGGAAAATGTTGCACCTTTATTGTGTGCCGGTATCACAACTTGGTCGCCATTGCGTCATTGGAACGTAAAAAAAGGCGATAAAGTGGGCATTGTTGGTTTAGGTGGTTTGGGTCACATGGGCGTTAAATTTGCCAAAGCAATGGGTGCGCAGGTGGTGATGATTACAACATCTGAAGCAAAAGGCGAAGATGCCATGAAATTAGGAGCCGATGAGGTGGTGATTTCTAAAGATGCCGACCAAATGAAGCAGCACGCCTACAGTTTTGATTTTCTGTTGAACACCATTCCGGTAACGCATGATGTAAATCCGTATTTGTTGTTGTTAAAACTCGATAAAACCATGTGTATGGTGGGTGCTATTGAACCATTTCCAATTCACGGCGGCGTGTTGATCAACAAACGCAGAAACATTGCTGGATCATTAATCGGGGGCATTAAAGAAACACAGGAAATGCTTGATTTTTGTGGCGAACACGGCATTGTTTCAGAAGTTGAAGTAATCAATATGCACGAAATTAACGAGGCTTATGTTCGCATGCAGAAATCGGATGTGAAATACCGTTTTGTAATTGATATGAAAACGCTGTAA
- a CDS encoding T9SS type A sorting domain-containing protein: MKKYLIVLLIALGCNMANSQILYTEDFNVYTTGNVGTDITGTIPGKGGWYTKSVIGGFSPNPAAGTNTDYQIIAEPNKGNAVEIPPMNLVGDFNRFLYRTDLKTYWQQRTPGNNVFKLAFDVFCTSFDDETRTTIHFFSDEGRLVSVGLHDELGYICRDIGNRNHTSSFPLGLPFMLNKTPIQLPVNTWTTLEVYIDYNNNKIYFSIPSINYTVVENAGYNFDLSGIEHDDSPVQLMFFTAKNADVVPVNATTTRFDNINISAQNTVPVVTVGITEQLVEKFNIYPNPATNVVNISNSDNMPVQQITVYDVNGRQLSSQTFQNETEIQLNVTNLASGTYMLHLQTKQGTAVKKLVKK, encoded by the coding sequence ATGAAAAAGTATTTAATAGTTTTATTAATAGCCTTAGGTTGTAATATGGCAAACAGCCAAATATTATACACCGAAGATTTTAACGTCTATACCACAGGTAATGTAGGTACAGATATTACTGGAACCATACCCGGTAAAGGCGGTTGGTACACCAAAAGTGTAATAGGTGGTTTTAGCCCTAACCCTGCAGCAGGTACAAATACCGATTATCAAATAATAGCCGAACCCAATAAAGGAAATGCAGTAGAAATTCCACCAATGAATTTGGTGGGAGATTTTAACCGTTTTTTGTATAGAACCGATTTAAAAACCTATTGGCAGCAGCGTACCCCCGGTAACAATGTTTTTAAGCTGGCGTTTGATGTTTTTTGCACAAGTTTTGATGATGAAACTCGCACCACTATACATTTTTTTAGTGATGAAGGCAGGTTGGTATCCGTTGGATTGCATGATGAGCTAGGTTACATTTGTCGTGATATAGGTAACAGAAATCATACTAGTTCATTTCCTTTGGGATTACCTTTTATGTTAAACAAAACGCCTATTCAATTACCTGTTAACACCTGGACTACATTAGAAGTTTATATAGATTATAACAACAATAAAATATATTTTAGCATACCTTCTATAAACTATACGGTTGTAGAAAACGCCGGTTATAATTTTGATTTAAGCGGTATAGAACACGATGACAGTCCCGTGCAATTAATGTTTTTTACTGCTAAAAATGCAGATGTTGTGCCAGTAAATGCTACAACCACAAGGTTTGATAATATAAATATATCGGCACAAAATACCGTGCCTGTTGTAACAGTTGGTATAACCGAGCAGTTGGTAGAAAAATTTAATATATACCCCAACCCGGCAACAAATGTGGTTAATATAAGCAACAGCGATAACATGCCTGTACAACAAATAACAGTTTACGATGTAAATGGCAGGCAACTAAGTAGCCAAACCTTTCAAAACGAAACCGAAATACAGCTAAATGTTACCAACTTAGCAAGCGGCACGTATATGCTGCATTTACAAACCAAGCAAGGCACAGCGGTTAAAAAACTGGTGAAAAAGTAG
- a CDS encoding prolyl oligopeptidase family serine peptidase: MKKLVCSIFIASVIFSQSVNAQNKTMKYPQTAKKEVIDTYFNNQVSDPYRWLEDDRSAETAAWVTAQNQVTFAYLDQIPYRDQLRKQLTEKWNYEKISAPFVEGDYTYYFKNDGLQNQSVLYRKDQSGKEEIFLDPNTFSKDGTTSLADVSFTEDGSLVAYAISEGGSDWRKIIVLNAKDKSVIGDTLVDVKFSGISWYKNEGFYYSSYDKPTGSELSAKTDQHKLYYHQLNTPQKNDQVVFGEKYKRRYVGGYVTNDQKYLIVTAANATSGNELYIKDLTKANSQVQTVITGFDNDYSVVDSKDGKIYIETNLNAPNRKLMVVDAVKIVNLDAWEDLIIEANNVLDLSKAGGYFFAHYMKDAVSVVEQFDYSGKFIRTIELPGLGTASGFSDKKDATELYYSFTNYITPGTIYKMNIAAGTSQVYQQPKVKFNSSDYESKQVFYTSKDGTKVPMMITYKKGTKLDGTNPTMLYAYGGFNVSLTPSFSVANAVWLENGGVYAVANLRGGGEYGKKWHNAGTKMQKQNVFDDFIAAAEYLIKEKYTSSEKLAIRGGSNGGLLVGATMTQRPDLMKVALPAVGVLDMLRYHTFTAGAGWAYDYGTAEDSNEMFNYLKGYSPVHNVKAGVSYPATMVTTGDHDDRVVPAHSFKFAAELQEKNAGNNPMLIRIDVNAGHGAGKSVQQTINENADIQAFTLWNMGVTKL; this comes from the coding sequence ATGAAAAAATTAGTATGTTCTATTTTTATCGCTTCTGTTATTTTTTCACAAAGCGTAAATGCCCAAAATAAAACAATGAAATATCCCCAAACTGCAAAAAAGGAAGTTATAGACACCTATTTTAACAACCAAGTGTCAGATCCATACCGTTGGTTAGAAGACGACCGCTCTGCCGAAACTGCTGCTTGGGTTACGGCGCAAAACCAAGTAACTTTTGCTTATTTAGATCAAATTCCCTATCGCGATCAATTGCGAAAACAACTAACCGAAAAATGGAACTACGAAAAAATCAGCGCTCCGTTTGTAGAAGGTGATTACACCTATTATTTTAAGAACGATGGTTTGCAAAATCAATCCGTTTTGTATCGAAAAGACCAATCGGGCAAAGAAGAAATCTTTTTAGATCCGAATACGTTTTCTAAAGATGGAACCACCTCATTGGCCGATGTTTCGTTTACCGAAGATGGAAGCTTAGTTGCTTATGCCATTTCAGAAGGCGGCAGCGATTGGCGCAAAATCATTGTTTTAAATGCAAAAGACAAATCGGTAATTGGTGATACACTAGTCGATGTGAAATTTTCGGGAATCAGCTGGTACAAAAACGAAGGTTTTTACTATTCAAGCTATGACAAACCAACCGGATCCGAGCTTTCTGCCAAAACCGATCAACACAAATTATATTACCATCAATTAAATACACCTCAAAAAAACGATCAAGTGGTTTTTGGCGAAAAATACAAACGCCGTTATGTGGGCGGATATGTTACAAACGATCAAAAATACTTGATTGTTACAGCTGCAAATGCCACATCGGGTAACGAATTGTATATTAAAGATCTTACAAAAGCAAACAGCCAAGTGCAAACCGTTATCACAGGTTTTGACAATGATTATTCAGTGGTTGATTCAAAAGATGGAAAAATTTATATCGAAACCAACCTGAATGCTCCAAACCGAAAATTAATGGTGGTAGATGCGGTAAAAATTGTGAACTTAGATGCGTGGGAAGACCTCATTATAGAAGCAAATAATGTACTGGATTTATCAAAAGCGGGCGGTTATTTTTTTGCGCATTATATGAAAGATGCCGTTTCGGTGGTAGAACAATTTGATTATTCGGGGAAATTCATCCGCACCATTGAATTGCCCGGCTTGGGAACCGCAAGTGGTTTCAGCGATAAAAAAGATGCCACAGAATTGTACTATTCGTTTACCAACTACATTACGCCAGGTACCATTTATAAAATGAATATTGCTGCGGGAACATCGCAAGTGTATCAACAGCCAAAAGTGAAGTTCAACTCAAGCGATTATGAATCAAAACAAGTTTTTTATACATCTAAAGACGGTACAAAAGTACCCATGATGATTACCTATAAAAAAGGAACAAAGTTAGACGGAACCAACCCAACCATGTTGTATGCTTACGGAGGTTTTAATGTTTCGTTAACGCCAAGTTTTAGTGTGGCCAATGCCGTTTGGTTAGAAAATGGCGGCGTTTATGCCGTAGCGAATTTGCGTGGAGGTGGTGAATACGGTAAAAAGTGGCACAATGCCGGAACCAAAATGCAAAAGCAAAATGTGTTCGATGATTTTATTGCAGCCGCAGAATATTTAATAAAAGAAAAATACACATCTAGCGAAAAACTGGCAATCCGTGGTGGATCAAACGGTGGATTGTTGGTTGGTGCAACCATGACCCAACGACCAGATTTAATGAAGGTAGCTTTACCGGCTGTCGGCGTTTTAGATATGTTGCGTTACCACACATTTACCGCAGGTGCAGGCTGGGCTTACGATTACGGAACGGCTGAAGATTCTAACGAAATGTTTAATTATTTAAAAGGATATTCGCCGGTTCATAACGTAAAAGCTGGTGTTTCGTATCCGGCAACTATGGTTACAACAGGCGACCATGACGACCGAGTTGTTCCTGCACACAGTTTTAAATTCGCTGCCGAATTACAAGAGAAAAATGCGGGTAACAATCCAATGTTAATTCGTATTGATGTAAATGCAGGTCACGGTGCAGGAAAATCGGTGCAGCAAACCATTAACGAAAATGCCGATATACAAGCATTTACTTTGTGGAATATGGGCGTTACGAAGTTGTAA
- a CDS encoding T9SS type A sorting domain-containing protein yields the protein MKKILLIITTLLGVYNLTAQVLYIENFNSYPVGNIGTDYNGTVPGVGGWFTKSENKPIYNTPLTNNDYKIVAEANKGNVAQIGPLTKKGEWTRTLFRTDINPYWQQRTAGNNVFKCSFDLYVDDSYISSTPPSDPIRIILYSKEGGLTRFSYDPDHHSFMAGFDFSRGNFNRGSGEAVVVSPGTPLQPPPNGSWITVEMYIDYDNNKAYFSIPTLNYTNVKNIAFTLELGGLDTEGNPLPDDSPVELVFFYTKSGDVDGTFYTPKIDNINLVAQNTVPTLATTEQLAEKFNLYPNPANSVVNITNAENMQIQQITVYDVAGKQLSTKNYNNEIEIQLNVEHLASGTYMLHLQTNQGTAVKKLVKK from the coding sequence ATGAAAAAGATTCTCCTTATTATAACCACCTTGTTAGGCGTTTATAACTTAACTGCCCAAGTACTCTACATCGAAAATTTTAACAGTTATCCTGTGGGAAATATAGGCACCGATTATAACGGCACGGTACCCGGTGTAGGCGGTTGGTTTACCAAATCCGAAAATAAACCTATCTACAATACGCCGCTTACCAATAACGATTATAAAATTGTAGCCGAAGCCAACAAAGGGAATGTTGCACAAATAGGACCCCTTACCAAAAAAGGTGAATGGACACGTACTTTATTCCGTACCGATATCAACCCCTATTGGCAACAACGCACAGCAGGTAATAATGTTTTTAAGTGCAGTTTTGATTTGTATGTAGATGATAGTTATATCAGTTCCACTCCTCCATCTGATCCAATACGTATAATTTTATACAGCAAGGAAGGAGGGTTGACTAGGTTTTCATATGATCCTGATCATCATAGTTTTATGGCTGGTTTTGATTTTTCTAGGGGTAATTTTAATCGCGGAAGTGGTGAAGCTGTAGTGGTAAGTCCCGGCACCCCCTTACAACCGCCACCAAATGGCAGTTGGATTACTGTAGAAATGTATATAGATTATGATAACAACAAAGCGTATTTCAGCATACCAACTTTAAACTATACGAATGTTAAAAACATTGCATTTACTTTAGAGCTGGGTGGTTTAGATACCGAGGGCAACCCCTTGCCTGATGACAGCCCTGTTGAATTAGTGTTTTTTTACACGAAGTCTGGCGATGTTGATGGTACTTTTTATACCCCAAAAATAGATAACATTAATTTAGTAGCTCAAAACACGGTACCCACTTTAGCTACTACCGAGCAGTTAGCAGAAAAATTTAATTTATACCCCAACCCAGCAAACAGCGTGGTAAACATCACTAATGCCGAAAATATGCAGATACAGCAAATCACGGTGTATGATGTTGCAGGCAAACAGTTAAGCACCAAAAACTACAACAACGAAATCGAAATACAATTAAATGTAGAACATTTAGCAAGCGGCACATATATGCTGCATTTGCAAACGAATCAGGGTACAGCGGTTAAAAAACTGGTGAAGAAATAG